From a region of the Tenggerimyces flavus genome:
- a CDS encoding histidine phosphatase family protein, protein MTTTIVHLLRHGEVHNPTKVLYGRLPNYHLSELGLKMAERVAETVAHRDIVRVVASPLERAQETAEPIATALGKDIGTDPRVIEAANVFEGQTFGVGDGSLKKPQSWWHLRNPFRPSWGEAYREIVVRMLAAMADARRDAEGHEALLVSHQLPIWTVRSYVEGRHLWHDPRKRQCSLASLTSFTYEDERIASVTYSEPAADLLPVRVTKKFVAGA, encoded by the coding sequence GTGACCACGACCATCGTCCACCTGCTCCGGCACGGCGAGGTGCACAACCCGACGAAGGTCCTCTACGGCCGGCTGCCGAACTACCACCTGTCCGAGCTCGGACTGAAGATGGCCGAACGCGTCGCCGAGACCGTCGCCCACCGCGACATCGTGCGCGTCGTCGCCTCGCCGCTCGAGCGCGCGCAGGAGACGGCCGAGCCGATCGCCACCGCGCTGGGCAAGGACATCGGCACCGACCCGCGGGTGATCGAGGCGGCGAACGTCTTCGAGGGCCAGACGTTCGGTGTCGGCGACGGCTCGCTGAAGAAGCCGCAGTCGTGGTGGCACCTGCGCAACCCGTTCCGCCCGTCCTGGGGCGAGGCGTACCGCGAGATCGTCGTCCGCATGCTCGCGGCGATGGCCGACGCGCGCCGCGACGCCGAAGGCCACGAGGCACTGCTCGTCTCCCACCAGCTGCCGATCTGGACCGTGCGGTCGTACGTCGAGGGCAGGCACCTCTGGCACGACCCGCGCAAGCGCCAGTGCTCGCTCGCGAGCCTGACCAGTTTCACCTACGAGGACGAGCGGATCGCCTCGGTGACGTACTCCGAGCCGGCGGCCGACCTGCTGCCCGTCCGCGTCACGAAGAAGTTCGTCGCGGGGGCGTGA
- a CDS encoding TlpA family protein disulfide reductase translates to MSVRKLIVAAALAAALVGCSTPGAGTGADSDVRYVSGNGTVTTMKPAERKAVANLQGEDLDGKQVSLADYKGKVVVLNVWGSWCPPCRKEAPDLTEASKALASKGVQFIGINTRDNDKGPANAFVRTFKVPYPSVYDPDGDQLLAFRDTLPPSRIPSTLVIDAEGRAAARVLGPVTKTTLEQIVLDVVAK, encoded by the coding sequence ATGTCCGTCCGCAAGCTGATCGTCGCCGCCGCGCTCGCCGCGGCGCTGGTCGGCTGCAGCACCCCAGGAGCGGGAACCGGTGCCGACTCCGACGTCCGCTACGTCTCGGGCAACGGCACCGTGACCACGATGAAGCCGGCCGAACGCAAGGCGGTCGCCAACCTGCAGGGCGAAGACCTCGACGGCAAGCAGGTCTCGCTCGCCGACTACAAGGGCAAGGTCGTCGTGCTGAACGTGTGGGGCTCGTGGTGTCCGCCCTGCCGCAAGGAGGCGCCCGACCTCACTGAGGCGTCGAAAGCCCTTGCCAGCAAGGGTGTTCAGTTCATCGGTATCAACACCCGCGACAACGACAAGGGCCCGGCGAACGCGTTCGTCCGCACGTTCAAGGTCCCCTACCCGAGCGTGTACGACCCCGACGGCGACCAGCTGCTCGCGTTCCGCGACACGCTGCCGCCGAGCAGGATCCCTTCCACGCTCGTGATCGACGCCGAGGGCAGGGCGGCGGCCCGTGTGCTCGGACCAGTGACGAAGACGACGCTGGAACAGATCGTGCTGGACGTCGTGGCGAAGTAA